Proteins found in one Hypericibacter terrae genomic segment:
- the glmS gene encoding glutamine--fructose-6-phosphate transaminase (isomerizing) — protein sequence MCGIIGIIGKAPVAPLLIEGLKRLEYRGYDSAGVATLVNGHIERRRAEGKIARLEALVGSHPLAGTIGIGHTRWATHGRPSETNAHPHATDRVAVVHNGIIENFQELREELEGLGRKFETETDTEVVAHLLTHLLEQQKTPQQAMAIAMERLKGAFALGVIFAGRSDLMIGARRGSPLAVGYGDGEMYIGSDALALAPFTSRICYLEENDWVIVTSKGGEIFNGPNKVEREIKQTAMTGARVGKGNFRHFMLKEIYEQPAVIGDTLQRYVNPLARTIEMPALPFDFATLPRLTIVACGTAYLAGMVAKYWFEQIARVPVELDIASEFRYREAPLPKGGATMVISQSGETIDTLAALRYAKSQGQKILSVLNVPESTIARESDLVLPTLAGPEIGVASTKAFTTQLTVLACLAISAARARGAIDHKRETELSQALLEVPARAAEVLNHDESIRRIAYDIAETRDVLFLGRGTSYPIALEGALKLKEISYIHAEGYAAGEMKHGPIALIDENVPVVVVAPSDDLFEKTASNLQEVMARGGRVIFLSDHKGAKKLGGKAAITVALPQVDPFVAPILYAIPVQLLAYHAAVAKGTDVDQPRNLAKSVTVE from the coding sequence AGCGGCTCGAATATCGCGGCTACGACTCCGCCGGGGTGGCGACGCTGGTCAACGGCCATATCGAGCGCCGCCGCGCCGAGGGCAAGATCGCGCGGCTCGAGGCCCTGGTCGGTTCCCATCCGCTCGCCGGGACCATCGGCATCGGCCATACGCGCTGGGCGACGCATGGCCGCCCCTCCGAGACCAATGCCCATCCGCATGCGACCGATCGGGTCGCGGTGGTCCATAACGGCATCATCGAGAATTTCCAGGAGCTGCGCGAGGAGCTCGAGGGCCTCGGCCGCAAGTTCGAGACCGAGACCGACACCGAGGTGGTCGCCCATCTCCTGACCCATCTCCTGGAGCAGCAGAAGACCCCGCAGCAGGCGATGGCGATCGCCATGGAACGGCTGAAGGGTGCGTTCGCGCTGGGCGTGATCTTCGCCGGCCGTTCCGATCTCATGATCGGCGCGCGGCGCGGCAGCCCGCTGGCGGTGGGCTATGGCGACGGGGAGATGTATATCGGCTCCGACGCGCTGGCCCTGGCGCCCTTCACCTCGCGCATCTGCTATCTCGAGGAGAACGACTGGGTCATCGTCACCTCCAAGGGCGGCGAGATCTTCAACGGCCCCAACAAGGTCGAGCGCGAGATCAAGCAGACGGCCATGACGGGGGCCCGCGTCGGCAAGGGCAATTTCCGCCATTTCATGCTCAAGGAAATTTATGAGCAGCCGGCGGTCATCGGCGACACCCTGCAGCGCTACGTCAATCCGCTGGCGCGCACGATCGAGATGCCGGCGCTGCCTTTCGACTTCGCGACCCTGCCGCGACTGACCATCGTCGCCTGCGGCACCGCCTATCTCGCGGGTATGGTCGCGAAATACTGGTTCGAGCAGATCGCGCGCGTGCCGGTCGAGCTCGACATCGCCTCCGAGTTCCGCTATCGCGAGGCGCCCTTGCCCAAGGGCGGCGCCACGATGGTGATTTCGCAGTCGGGCGAGACCATCGACACGCTGGCGGCGCTGCGCTACGCGAAAAGCCAGGGCCAGAAGATTCTTTCGGTGCTGAACGTGCCGGAGAGCACGATCGCGCGCGAATCGGATCTGGTGCTGCCGACGCTGGCCGGCCCCGAGATCGGCGTGGCTTCGACCAAGGCTTTCACCACGCAATTGACGGTGCTGGCCTGCCTTGCCATTTCGGCGGCCCGGGCGCGCGGTGCCATCGATCATAAGCGCGAGACCGAGCTGTCCCAGGCGCTGCTCGAGGTGCCGGCGCGCGCGGCCGAGGTGCTGAACCACGACGAATCCATCCGGCGTATCGCCTACGACATCGCCGAGACGCGCGACGTCCTCTTCCTCGGCCGCGGCACCAGCTATCCAATCGCGCTCGAAGGCGCGCTCAAGCTCAAGGAGATTTCCTACATCCACGCCGAGGGCTATGCCGCGGGCGAGATGAAGCATGGGCCGATCGCGCTGATCGACGAGAATGTTCCGGTCGTGGTGGTGGCGCCGTCGGACGATCTGTTCGAGAAGACCGCCTCCAACCTGCAGGAGGTGATGGCGCGCGGCGGCCGGGTGATCTTCCTTTCCGACCACAAGGGCGCCAAGAAGCTCGGCGGCAAGGCCGCCATCACCGTGGCGCTGCCCCAAGTCGATCCCTTCGTGGCGCCGATCCTGTACGCGATTCCGGTGCAGCTCCTGGCCTATCACGCCGCCGTCGCCAAGGGCACCGACGTCGATCAGCCGCGCAATCTCGCCAAGAGCGTGACGGTCGAGTAG